In Solimonas sp. K1W22B-7, the DNA window ACGTTTAGCGCTGCGATGTTGCGTTCCTGTGACATGGCTGATTCTGGCGCTTATTTGATGACGATGTTCTGTGCGCTCTTGACGATTTCCTCCGGCGAGACCTTGCCGGGCACCGCCAGCCCGCGCTGCACCGCCGGCCTTGCGGCGATGCGGTCCATCCAGCCGCGCAGCCGCGGCAGGTCATGGGTTTCCACGCCCGCCCAGGCGTGGATGCGGACCCAGGGATAGGTGGCGATGTCGGCAATGGAGTAGTCGCCGGCCAGGTACTCGCCCTGGGCCAGCTGGGTGTCCAGCACCTCGTACAGGCGCCGGGTTTCCTTCTGGTAGCGGTCGATGGCCGGCTGGATCTTCTCGGGGAAATAACGGAAGAAGACGTTGGCCTGGCCCTGCATGGGGCCGATGCCGCCCATCTGGAACATCAGCCACTGGATCGCGCGCGAGCGGCCCTGGACGTCGGCCGGCAGGAAGCGGCCGTACTTCTCGGCCAGGTAGATCAGGATCGCACCGGACTCGAACACCGCGAAATCGCCGGCTTCGCGGTCGACGATCGTCGGGATGCGGCCATTGGGATTGAGCAGCACGTACTCGGGGCGTTTCTGGTCGCCGCGCGAGATATCCACCGGGACCACCCGGTAGGGCACCCCCAGCTCCTCCAGCATGATCGAGGCCTTGTGGCCGTTCGGGGTCGGAGCCGTATAAAGGTCAATCATTTGTCACAAATCCTGGCCTGTCACAAAGCACTGTCACGGAACTGCAAAGCGGGATCGGCATGCTTTGGCGGCTTATCACCGAATATCCGCAAGTTTTCCCTGGGAGAGAATCAATGTTGAACGTGCTGCGTATCGGCGTCGTCGCCGCTGCGATGGTGGCCCTCGCCGGTTGTGCTGTCAAAGACAGCTGGAAGGGCGTGTCCTCCGAGTCGGCCTACGACAAGGAGCTTGCCGCCATCCGCCTGGCCGAAGATCTCAACAACGACGACTACTGGGAAATCCAGCGTCCGGAAGAGAACCGCATCTACGTCATCGCCGACCTGAAGAGCTACCAGACCTGGCTCTCCACCGGCGAGATTCCGCTGGTGTCCTCCAAGATCGGCGTCGGCCCCAACGGCGAGACGCTGAAGCTCGCCCTGGTCAAGGACGAGGCCAAGGCCATGGAAACCAAGGTCGGCTTCAAGGGCGGCGCCGAGCGCATGTACTACGGCGAGACCAAGGGCCTGGACAAGGGCTTCTACGCCGAGGTCCACAAGGCCGGCACGATCTACGTCTTCAACACCTGGTCCGAGCTGGAAGCCTTCAAGAAGGGCGGCCCGGCCAATGGCCAGAACCAGTCCGGTGCCGGCCCCAAGGGCGAGACCGTGGTCTGGGTCGGCAAGTCGGGCGCCGACGCCGACACCAAGGCCAAGTTCGCCAAGGCCTACGGCAAGTAAGAGTCTCAAGGATGTGAGAAGGCCGCCCTCGGGCGGCCTTTTGTTTTCTGCGTCATATGTGGGAGCGGCCTTGGCCGCGATCTTTTCGCTCACCTCCAAAGATCGCGGCCAAGGCCGCTCCCACGAAGATCGCCGTTTACCCCAACCCCAGCGCCCGATCCGGAAAATCGGTGAAAATCCCGTCCACGCCCTGCGCGCGCAACCGGCGCATGTCTTCCGGATGGTTCACCGTATAGGCGTAGATCTTCAGCCCCCGCCCATGCGCGTCGGTCACCAGCCGGTCGTCGACGAACTCGTCGGAGACATTGAGGCTGGCGGCACCGAGTTCGGCGGCGGCGCCGGCCCAGTCCAGCGGCACGCCGCAGACCAGGGCGCCCACCGGCACCTCCGGCAGCAGCTGGCGGAACTCCCAGAGTTCGGGCAGGTGGAAGGACGACACCAGCAGCTTCTCGGCCGGCCAGCCGTCCGCGAGGTACTCCCGCAGCACCGACGCCACCGCCGCGGCGCAGCCGTCCCAGGTCTTCAGCTCGATGTTCACGCCGACTCGCTGGTCCACCAGCTCCAGGGCCTCGCGCAGCGTCGGAATCTGCTGGCCCTGGCCGGCGTCGAGGCAGCGCAGTTCCTCGAAGGTATGTTCCGCCAGGCAGCCGCGGCCATTGGTGGTGCGGTCCAGGCGCAAGTCGTGCATCAGCAGCAGTTCGTCGCCCAGCTGCTGCACGTCGAACTCCACCCAGTGCGCGCCGAGCTTGATGCCGGTGTCGATCGCCAGCAGGGTGTTCTCCGGTGCATGGCCGCGGGCGCCGCGGTGGCCGATGACGAGGAAGGAAGAAGCGTCGCTGTGGCTCATGGGTGTGCCCTCCGCTGCCGCTCTAGAACTCTCCCACCGTGATGATCTTCATCGCGTTGGTGCCCCCGGGGCCGGTGAAATCGCCCTTGGTCATGATGACGCGCTGGCCCTTTGTTACATTGCCGCGCTGTTCCATGTGCGCGATGGCTTCCTTCAGCGGCGCCAGCGTGTCGAGCTGGGTCGGATTGAAGTCCACCGGGTACACGCCGCGGCACATCGCCATGCGGCGGCGCGTCTTCTCGTGGCGGGTCAGGGCATAGATCGGGATCGCCAGCTCGCTGCGCGACATCATCAGCGCGGTGGAGCCGGACTCGGTCAGCGACAGGATGGCATCGGCGCGCATGTTGCGCGCGGTCCAGGCCGTGGCCATGGCGATGGCCTCGTCGGTGCGCTCGAAATGCGCGTCGAAGGGGCGGCGGAAGCGGTTGGGGCGGTTGGGCATGGCGCCCTCGGCGCCGATGCAGACGCGCGACATCGCCTCCACCACCTTCACCGGGTACTTGCCGCTGGCGGTCTCGGCGGAGAGCATCACCGCGTCGGTGCCGTCCATGACCGCGTTGGCCACGTCCAGCACCTCGGCGCGGGTCGGCACCGGGCTGGTGATCATCGACTCCATCATCTGCGTGGCGGTGATCACCATGCGGTTCTGCTCGCGCGCCTCGCGGATGATGCGCTTCTGCCAGCCCGGCAGCTCGGCATCGCCGATCTCCACGCCCAGGTCGCCGCGCGCCACCATCACCACGTCGGAGGCCGCCACCAGCTCCACTAGTTCCGGCAGGGCCTCGGCGCGTTCGATCTTGGCCACCAGCAGGCAATCGCCGCCGGCTTCCTTGACCAGCTCGCGTGCCTGCAGCATGTCCTGCGCCGAGCGCGGGAACGACACGGCGATGAAGTCCACGCCGATGCCCACGGCATAGCGCAGGTCGGAACGGTCCTTGTCGGTCAGGGCTTCGGCCGACAGGCCGCCGCCCTGCTTGTTGATGCCCTTGCGGTTGGACAGCGTGCCGCCGAGCAGCACGGTGCTGTCGATGCGCGTGGCGCCGACCGCGTCCACGCGCAGCGAAATGGCGCCGTCGTTGAGCAGCAGGGTGTCGCCGGGGGCCACGTCGCGCGGCAGGTCGGCATAGGCGCAGCCGACCACGCTGGCGTCGCCGGCCTCGGAGCCCAGCGCCGTGTCCAGCGCAAACTGCTGGCCCTCGACCAGTTCCACCGGGCCGGCGGCAAAGGACTCGATGCGGATCTTGGGGCCCTGCAGATCGGCCAGGACACCCACGTCCACGCCCAGTTCCGCCGCCGTCTCGCGTACCGCCTGCGCCCGCCGCGCATGGTCTTCCTGCTTGCCGTGCGAGAAATTGAGCCGGACCACGTCGACCCCCGCGGCCAGCAGGCGCTTGAGCACCCCTGGATGGTCGGTGGCGGGGCCGAGGGTGGCGACGATCTTGGTGCGGCGGGCCATGAGTTCTCCGATAATGTTTTCCTAGTCTACTCCCCGATCAAGCGCACGCCAGAACATGACCACCCTCGGAACGCCGCTGTCCCACAACGCCACCCGCCTGCTGCTGCTCGGTTCGGGAGAGCTGGGCAAGGAAGTCGCGATCGAGGCGCAGCGCCTGGGCGTGGAGGTCATCGCGGTGGACCGCTATGCCAATGCCCCGGCGATGCAGGTGGCGCACCGCAGCCACGTCATCCGCATGCTCGACGGCGCCGAGCTGCGCCGCGTGATCGAGCTGGAAAAGCCGCACTTCATCGTGCCGGAGATCGAGGCCATCCATACGCCGACGCTGCTGGAGCTGGAGGCCGAAGGTCATCACGTGATCCCCACCGCCCGCGCGGCGCGCCTGACCATGGACCGCGAGGGCATCCGCCGCCTGGCCGCCGAGGAGCTGGGCCTGGCGACCTCGCCCTACCGCTTCGCCGACCGCTACGAGGACTACGAGGCCGCGGTGCGCGCCCTGGGCATGCCCTGCGTGATCAAGCCGGTGATGTCGTCCTCCGGCAAGGGCCAGAGCGTGGTCAGGACCGAGGCCGATATCCAGAAGGCCTGGGACTACGCCCAGGCCGGTGGCCGTGCCGGCGCCGGCCGCGTGATCGTCGAGGGTTTCATCGACTTCGACTACGAAATCACCCTGCTGACCGTGCGCCATGTCGCCGGCGACGGCTCCGTGGCCATCCGGACGTCCTACTGCGCGCCGATCGGCCACCTGCAGATCGACGGCGACTACCGCGAGTCCTGGCAGCCGCACCCGATGTCGCCGGTCGCACTGCGCAAGGCCGAGGCGATGGCGGAGCAGATCACCGCGGCCCTGGGCGGGCGCGGGCTGTTCGGGGTGGAGCTGTTCGTGCGCGGCGACGAGGTGATCTTCTCCGAGGTTTCGCCGCGGCCGCACGACACCGGCCTGGTGACCCTGATCTCGCAGGACCTGTCCGAGTTCGCGCTGCACCTGCGCGCGATCCTGGGCCTGCCGGTGCCCAACATCCGCGGCCGCGGCCCCTCGGCTTCCTGCGCCCTGCTGCTGGAAGGCGACCGCCCGGCGCCTGCCTTCAGCGGCGTGGCGGCAGCCCTGGTCGAGCCCGACACGCAGTTCCGCCTGTTCGGCAAGCCCGAGATCGCCGGCAAGCGGCGCATGGGCGTGGCGCTGGCGCTGGGCGAGACCATCGAGGAGGCTCGCGCCAAGGCGCGGCGCGCGGTGGCGGCGGTGAGCGTCGCCTGATTCCGTGGTTCGGTCCCCTCTCCCGCAAGCGGGAGAGGGGACCGATTCAGTAATCCCGACGCGTCGCGGACCCGGACAGGCTGTACACCTTCGCCGAAGGCTCGGCCGGCGGCTGCCGCGCTTCCATGCACTTCTCCAGCCGCAGCTCGGTCTCCAGCCGCGCGTCGAATTCCTTCAGGTTCTCGTGCTTGCGCAGTTCCGCCAGGCCGACGTTGATCTTCAGCGGGCCGCCCTCGATGTTCTGCATGCGGCGCGCGAACTCGCGCTTGAGGTTCTCCAGGTACTCGATCGCGTGGTTGTGCTCGCAGAACATCACCGCGATGAACTGGTCCTCCTGCCAGCGGCCGACCCAGTCGCTCTTGCGCTTGAGCCACTGGCGCAGGAAGTCGCCGACCTCGCGGATCGCGCGGTCGCCGGCTTCCATGCCGCCTTCCTCGTTGCGCCTGGCGATGTGCGCAGGGTCGATCAGGGCCACCGTCAGGCGCGCGCCGGTGCGCTCCGCGGCGTGCACGGCCAGGCGCAGGTATTCGCCGGCGAAGCGCCGGTTGGGCAGGCCGCTCAGGGAGTCGTCCAGGCTCAGGGCCTGCAGGGTCTGACCCTGCGCGGCCTCGGCCTCCAGCGCTCCACGCAAATGCCGCAGCAGCTCGCCCATTTCGCCCCGCAGGTCGGTCGGCAGGGGCTGCACCCGGCCCTCGACGGCGCGCAGCCGCAGGGCCGCCTGGGCCATGCGCAGCGGCGCCATCAGCTGCTGGATGCCCCACAGCGCCAGGCCCGAGCCGGCCAGCACGCCCAGCAGCACCAGGGTCGCCCGGGGTGCCCCCGGCACCAGCACACCGGTCAGCAGGGCTAGCAGGGGCAGCAGGCCGGCCGCAATCACCAGGGCCGAAAGCTGCGCGTCCAACTGCCGGAACGGCAGCCAGCGCGCCAGCCGGCGGTAGGGGGCGAGGGTGACAGGGGTGGCTTTCATGGGCGGCTCCGCGCCGCGGCGGGGCCGGGCATGGTCGCAAAATAGCCAGGTTTCGCGGCCCCGGACGCTCCGGACAGGCCAAAGGCGCCCGGGGGCCGACAAATGTCTCAAAAAGCCCGTCCATGCAGCGTCACGGCTACTCGCGTATAATTCGCGACCTTTTTTGCGCACTGCAGCAATCGGACATTTCCCCCGTGAGTATCCAGAATCTCCGCAACATCGCCATCATCGCCCACGTCGACCACGGCAAGACCACGCTCGTCGACAAGCTCCTGCGCCAGTCGCAGACCCTGGATGCCCGCGAGCAGCTCGGCGAGCGCGTGATGGACTCCAACGACCTGGAGCGCGAGCGCGGCATCACGATCCTGGCCAAGAACACGGCGATCCGCTGGCTCGACAAGCGCACCGGCATCGACTACCGCATCAACATCGTCGACACCCCGGGCCACGCCGACTTCGGCGGTGAGGTCGAGCGCGTGCTGTCGATGGTCGATTGCGTGTGCCTGCTGGTCGACGCGGCCGACGGCCCCATGCCGCAGACCCGTTTCGTCACTCAGAAGGCCTTCAACATGGGCCTCAACCCCATCCTGGTGGTCAACAAGATCGACCGTCCCGGCGCGCGTGCGCACTGGGTCATGGACCAGGTGTTCGACCTGTTCGACCGCCTCGGCGCCACCGACAAGCAGCTCGACTTCCCGGTGATCTACGCCTCGGCGCTGCACGGCTACGCCGGCGACAACCCGGACATCCGCGAAGGCAACATGGACCCCATGTTCCAGATGATCGTGGACCAGGTGCCGGTGCCGGACGTCCATCCGGAAGAGCCCTTCCAGATGCAGATCACCTCGCTGGCCTACTCCACCTATGTCGGCGTGATCGGCACCGGCCGCGTCAAGCGCGGCAAGGTCCGCACCAACATGCCGGTGACGGTCATCGACCGCGACGGCGGTACCCGCAGCGGCCGCGTGCTGCAGGTGCTGGGCTTCATGGGCCTGGACAAGCATGAAGTGCCCGAGGCCGAGGCCGGCGACATCATCGCCATCACCGGCATCGAGGACCTGGGCATCTCCGAGACCGTCTGCGATCCGAAGTCGCCGGAGAAGCTGCCGACGCTGCAGGTCGACGAACCGACCATGAGCATGATCTTCGAGGTCAACAAGTCGCCGTTCGCGGGCAAGGAAGGCAAGTTCGTCACCAGCCGCCAGATCGGCGACCGCCTGCAGCGCGAGCTCAAGACCAACGTCGCGCTGCGCGTCGAGCCGATGTCCACCGGTGACCAGTTCCGCGTCTCCGGCCGCGGCCTGCTGCACCTGGGCATCCTGCTCGAGAACATGCGCCGCGAAGGCTACGAGATCGCCGTATCGCGTCCGCAGGTGATCCTGAAGGAGATCGACGGGCAGCTGTGCGAGCCCTACGAAACCCTGATCGCCGACGTCGAGGAGCAGAACCAGGGCAGCGTCATCCAGGGCCTGGCCGAGCGCGGCGGCAAGATGCAGAACATGATCCCCGACGGCAAGGGTCGCGTTCGCCTCGAGTACATGATCCCGTCGCGCGGCCTGATCGGCTTCCAGACCCAGTTCATGACCACGACCTCGGGCACCGGCCTGCTGTTCCACAACTTCGACCATTTCGGCCCCAAGGCCGAGGCCAGCGACATCGGCCAGCGCCGCAACGGCGTGATGATCTCCAACGAAATGGGCAAGTGCCTGGCCTACTCGCTGTTCAACCTGCAGGAGCGCGGCCGCATGATGGCCGAGCCGGGCGACGAGGTGTACGAAGGCCAGATCGTCGGCATCCACTCGCGCGACAACGACCTGGTGGTCAATGCCCTCAAGGGCAAGAAGCTGACCAACATGCGCGCCTCGGGTTCGGACGAGAACGTCATCCTGGTGCCGGCGGTGAAGTTCGCCCTGGAACCGGCGCTGGAGTTCATCAACAACGACGAACTGGTCGAGCTGACGCCGACCTCCATCCGCATCCGCAAGAAGTTCCTGAAGGAACACGAGCGCAAGCGTTCGGATCGTGCCGACTGAGCCAAGCTGTCACGAAAAAGCCCCGCTTCGGCGGGGCTTTTTCGTGAGCGGGCCTGAAGGGGCGGAGCAATGCCTGGATCCCGCTGGTCCAGCTTTCGCCGGCAGGACGATTTCTAGGGAGCCACGCGCTCCAGCGCCGTCGGCCCGTCGCCGCTCTCCTGCACGATCACCTCGCCCTCCGGCGCCGCCGAGAAATGCGGTGTGTCGCCCGGCACCCGCAGCAGCGTGCCGGGGCCGTAGCCGCGCAGCGCGGCTTCGTCGAAGCGCGTGCCGGTGGCGAAGAAGTAGCGGCCCTGCAGCACGGTGATCGTGCGCGTGTCGGGATGACGGTGCGGCGCCGAGCGCGCGCCCTGCGTGAAGCGCGCCCGGATCACGTAGGGGCCTGCTGCCTTGGGGTCGCCGCTGACCACGGCCACCGCGGCGCCGGGCGCGGCCGGCTCGCTGCGCCAGCTCAGGCTCGCCGGATCGACGATGGTGACGCCGGCCGGCCCGGCAACCGCAGCGCAGGCCACGGCGGCCAGCAGGAGGCCGGCCAGCCGCTTCATGCCTGCGTATCGCCGCCGACGAAGGCGGCGCCATGCGGCAGCGGGGCGCCCTTGTAGACCTTCCAGGCGCCAGGCACCTCGAGGATGAAGGTGGCGGCCACGCCCAGGACGACCAGCCCCAGGGCGATGCGGTCGGCCCAGTAGTGCAGGTCCAGCACCGCCAGCAGCAGCGCCACCACCAGGATCGAGGCGATGAAGCCGCCCATCGACATGGCCAGGAACTGGCGGCGGTCGTTGCGATCGCTGTCGAACTTGAACAGGAACACCGCGGCCAGCTGCGGCGGCAGCTCCACCCGGCTGCCGCGCGACAGTGCGCCCAGCAGGTGGCCCCATTCGTGGGCCAGGTAGCCGCTGACCGCGACCAGGGCGCCGGCGAGGATTGCCAGCGGCCAGTGCAGGGCGCTGGCGGCGGTTTGCAGCACGTGGCTCCAGCCCACCAGGGCCACGGTCGCGGCGACGAGCGCCAGGTCGCGCAGCAGCAGCTTGGGCATCATCGACATGTTCCTCTCCTCGGCGCCTCTTGCGGGCATGTCCCATTGGAGACCCCCAGGCCCCTGGGCGCCTCGTCCACAACGGTTAGTTTTCGACCTTAAAGCGGGTCGGTGATGCCTTTGCAGGAGCGGCTGTCAGCCGCGAAGGCCGGTTCCCATGATGACCTTCGCTCGCGGCTAACAGCCGCTCCTACGAGGCGTCCATTGGATAAGGGTGGCAGGCATGCCAGCACCCACAAAAAAGCCGGGCTTGCGCCCGGCTCGTACGGTACGTCCAGCTACGGTCAGGCGAGGATCTTCGCGAGCTTTTTCATCATGCCGATGATCTTGAGCGTGAACGGCGAGTAGGGCGGGAAGAACAGCTTGGCGCCCATGATGCGGGTGCGCACCACGCCACGTTCGTGCGAGAAGGCCTTGAAGCCGTAGAGGCCGTGGCCATTGCCGATGCCGGAGTTGTTGACGCCGCCAAAAGGGAGGTTGGCGTGCAGGAACTGCACCACGGTGTGGTTGATGCAGGTGCCGCCAGCGCTGGTGTTTTTCATCACCTTGCTGATGTTGGACTCGGTCTTGCTCCAGATGTACAGCGCCAGCGGCTTGGGCTGGTCGTTGATCTGCTGGATCACTTCGTCGAGGTTGCGGTAGGGAATGATCGGCAGCAGCGGCCCGAAGATTTCCTCGCTCTGGATCTTGGCGTCGGCCGGGATGTTGTCGAGCAGCGTCGGCGCGACGAAGCAGGCGCCCTCGTCGACCGCGCCGCCGGTGAGCACGCGGGCACCGCGCTGCTGCGCGTCGCTGAGCAGGCCGGCGATGCGCTGGGTGTGGCGCTGGTTGACCACGCGGGCCAGGTACGGGCTGTTCATCTGCTCCTGCGCGCTGCTGCCGTAGGAGTTGGCGATGACCGCGCGGCATTCCTCGATGAACTGTTCCTTGACCGACTCGTGCACGAAGATGTGGTCGGGCGCGATGCAGGTCTGGCCGTTGTTGGTGAACTTGCCCCAGAGGATGTTGCGGGCCGCCAGGTTCAGGTTGGCCGAGGCATCGACGATGGTCGGCGACTTGCCGCCCAGTTCCAGCGTCACCGAGGTCAGGTGCTTGGCGGCGGCGGCCATCACCACCTTGCCGATCGCCGGCGAGCCGGTGAAGAAGATGTGGTCGAAGGGCAGGGCCAGCAGCGCGGTGGAGATCGCGGCGTCGCCTTCGAAGATCGCCACTTCGTCCTCGGAGAACAGCTCGCGCGTGATCTTCACCATCAGCGCCGACAGGTGCGGCGTCATTTCCGAGGGCTTCAGGATCGCGGTGCAGCCGGCGGCGATCGCGGACACCAGCGGGCCGAAGGTCAGGTTCACCGGGTAATTCCACGGCGAGATGATCAGGCTGCGGCCCTTGGGCTCGTACTGCACGTAAGCCTGCGTGCCCAGCATCAGCGGCGTCGGCATGACGCTCTTGGGCTTCATCCAGCGCTTGAGGTGGCGGATGGCGTCGTTGGCTTCCACCACCACGGTGATGATTTCCGTCAGGTCCACTTCCACCGGCGGCTTGCGGAAGTCCTTGAAGCCGGCCTCGTGGAATTCCTCGGAGCGCGCCAGCAGCGTGTCGCGCAGCTTCTTGATCTTGGCGATGCGCTCTTCCGCAGTGGAAGTGCGCAGCCGCAGCGCGGTGGCCCGCTGGCGGTCGAAGACGCGCTTGATATCGGCTTCGGCGGCATTGATGCCGGGCAGGTAGGACACCGCTGTATTCATGTGCTTCTCCTCTGGACTCGTCAGTCTTTGCTAAACGAGCGTTTAAGAACAGGGGCAAAGTATAGGACGAAACCCTTGTACTGGAACACCGCGGCCGGACCGACGGGTTTTATAGCAGCGATAAAAATCGTTTTACTGATCAAATAATCACAAAACAGGCGGGTCCTGCCTGTGGCGTAGGCCCTGCCGCCAATCTGTGGTTTCATGCCCCCACGAAAACGAGGCCATAAGGCCCGAGGAGACCCATGAAGACCCTCAATCCGCTGGATGCGACCTGGCTGTTCGTCGACAGTGCGCGCACGCCGATGCACGTCGCCAACCTGTCGATCTATTCGCTGCCCGAGGATGCGCCGGACAACTGGGTCGGCGAGATGGTGGCGGAGTTGCGCCAGACGCGGGCCTTCGCCGCACCCTTCAACCTCAGGCTGACCTCGGCCAGGCTCAAGTCGATCTTCCCGACCTGGAGCGAGACCGACGACATCGACATCGATTACCACTTCCGCCACTCGGCGCTGCCCAAGCCCGGCGGCGAACGTGAACTGGGCGTGCTGATCTCGCGCCTGCATTCGCATCCGATGGATTTCACCCGGCCGCTGTGGGAATGCCATTTGATCGAGGGCCTGGAGAACAACCGCTTCGCGCTGTACGTGAAGATGCATCACTCGCTGGTCGACGGCGTTGGCGGCATGCGCATGCTGACCAAGATGCTGTCCTTCGACCCCGCCGCGCGCGACCTGCCGCCGCCCTGGAGCGTCGGCACCGGCCGCGATGGCCCGCGCCCGCCGCGTCCGGATGCGGGGCGCACGCCCTGGGACAAGCTGCGCGCCGGCCTGCGCCGTCAGGGCGAGTCGCTGCCGGAACTGTCGCGCGCCTTCGGCGACATCGCCCGCGAGGCGGTGAAGCACGAGACGCCGGACTGGGTGCTGCCGTTCCAGGCGCCGGTGTCGATCCTCAACAAGCCGGTGTCGGCGCAGCGCCGTTTCGCCACCCAGCATTACGAGCTGGACCGCATCAAGAAGGTGGCCCGCGCTGCCGGCGTCACCGTCAACGACGTCTTCCTGGGCCTGTCGGCCGCCGCATTGCGGCGTTACCTGGGCGAGCTCAACCAGTTGCCGGAGCAGTCGCTCACCGCCGGCCTGCCGGTATCGGTGCGCCCCGCGGATGACGAGCACTCGGGCAATGCCATCACCTTCATCATCTCCAGCCTGCATACCGAGATCGCCGACCCGGTGGAGCGCCTGCGCGCGATCCGCGCCTCCACGCAGGCCGCAAAGGAGCATCTGCAGGGCCTGCCCAAGGCCGGCATCAACAACTACACGATGCTGTACATGTCGCCCTACGTGCTGCAGATGCTGACCGGCCTGGGCGGCCGCATGCGGCCGATGTTCAATCTCACCATCTCCAACGTGCCGGGGCCGGATCGGCCGCTGTACTTCAACGGCGCGCGGCTGGAGCAGATGTACCCGGTGTCGCTGCTGTCGGACGGGCAGGCGCTGAACATCACCAGCGTGAGTTATGCCGGGCAGTTCAACATCGGGTTCACGGGGTGCCGCGATATTTTGCCGTCGATGCAGCATCTCGCCGTCTACACGGGCGAGGCACTCGAAGAGCTGGAGGCGGAAACGAAGGCGAGGCGGGCGGCGTAGAAACTGCCGCTGGAATCGCAGGAGCGAGCTTGCTCGCGACTTTGCTTCCCCCTCTCCCCTCGCGGGAGAGGGGGAACTTTCAAACGGTTGCGATGTGCGTAACCGCCGACGCACCACCCTCACCCCAACCCTCTCCCGCCTGCGGGAAAGGGAGACGAAAAGCCCCTCATCAGGAGGGGCCTTTTCTACGCCTGACGGCGCCGGCGCCGTCACGCGCCCCAGATATTCATCCCGTACTTCCAGTACCCCATCACGTTGTTCAGCCGCGCATCCTGGTCCGCCGGCACCGGCAGCACCTCGCCTTCCAGCAGCGACGTCAGGTACGGGGCCAGGGCGGCGCCGCCGCCGCCGGTGATGACGATGGCGTCGATGTCCCAGTCGTCGGCCCAGAGGCGGTTCACTTCCTGGGCGATGCGCGAGGCCAGCTGGGTGAAGGCGGCCTGCGCGACGGCGTTGAGGTCGTAGCGCTTGCCCTTGATCTTGATGCTGCCCTTGGAGATGCCTTCGTAGAGACGGTACAGCTCGACGTTGATGCCGCTCTTCTCCAGCAGTGCGTTGGCGATCGCGGCGTAGGCGGTGGAGATGCCGGAGTC includes these proteins:
- the purT gene encoding formate-dependent phosphoribosylglycinamide formyltransferase; translated protein: MTTLGTPLSHNATRLLLLGSGELGKEVAIEAQRLGVEVIAVDRYANAPAMQVAHRSHVIRMLDGAELRRVIELEKPHFIVPEIEAIHTPTLLELEAEGHHVIPTARAARLTMDREGIRRLAAEELGLATSPYRFADRYEDYEAAVRALGMPCVIKPVMSSSGKGQSVVRTEADIQKAWDYAQAGGRAGAGRVIVEGFIDFDYEITLLTVRHVAGDGSVAIRTSYCAPIGHLQIDGDYRESWQPHPMSPVALRKAEAMAEQITAALGGRGLFGVELFVRGDEVIFSEVSPRPHDTGLVTLISQDLSEFALHLRAILGLPVPNIRGRGPSASCALLLEGDRPAPAFSGVAAALVEPDTQFRLFGKPEIAGKRRMGVALALGETIEEARAKARRAVAAVSVA
- a CDS encoding glycerophosphodiester phosphodiesterase, producing the protein MSHSDASSFLVIGHRGARGHAPENTLLAIDTGIKLGAHWVEFDVQQLGDELLLMHDLRLDRTTNGRGCLAEHTFEELRCLDAGQGQQIPTLREALELVDQRVGVNIELKTWDGCAAAVASVLREYLADGWPAEKLLVSSFHLPELWEFRQLLPEVPVGALVCGVPLDWAGAAAELGAASLNVSDEFVDDRLVTDAHGRGLKIYAYTVNHPEDMRRLRAQGVDGIFTDFPDRALGLG
- the typA gene encoding translational GTPase TypA, with the translated sequence MSIQNLRNIAIIAHVDHGKTTLVDKLLRQSQTLDAREQLGERVMDSNDLERERGITILAKNTAIRWLDKRTGIDYRINIVDTPGHADFGGEVERVLSMVDCVCLLVDAADGPMPQTRFVTQKAFNMGLNPILVVNKIDRPGARAHWVMDQVFDLFDRLGATDKQLDFPVIYASALHGYAGDNPDIREGNMDPMFQMIVDQVPVPDVHPEEPFQMQITSLAYSTYVGVIGTGRVKRGKVRTNMPVTVIDRDGGTRSGRVLQVLGFMGLDKHEVPEAEAGDIIAITGIEDLGISETVCDPKSPEKLPTLQVDEPTMSMIFEVNKSPFAGKEGKFVTSRQIGDRLQRELKTNVALRVEPMSTGDQFRVSGRGLLHLGILLENMRREGYEIAVSRPQVILKEIDGQLCEPYETLIADVEEQNQGSVIQGLAERGGKMQNMIPDGKGRVRLEYMIPSRGLIGFQTQFMTTTSGTGLLFHNFDHFGPKAEASDIGQRRNGVMISNEMGKCLAYSLFNLQERGRMMAEPGDEVYEGQIVGIHSRDNDLVVNALKGKKLTNMRASGSDENVILVPAVKFALEPALEFINNDELVELTPTSIRIRKKFLKEHERKRSDRAD
- a CDS encoding glutathione S-transferase family protein — encoded protein: MIDLYTAPTPNGHKASIMLEELGVPYRVVPVDISRGDQKRPEYVLLNPNGRIPTIVDREAGDFAVFESGAILIYLAEKYGRFLPADVQGRSRAIQWLMFQMGGIGPMQGQANVFFRYFPEKIQPAIDRYQKETRRLYEVLDTQLAQGEYLAGDYSIADIATYPWVRIHAWAGVETHDLPRLRGWMDRIAARPAVQRGLAVPGKVSPEEIVKSAQNIVIK
- a CDS encoding GGDEF domain-containing protein; its protein translation is MKATPVTLAPYRRLARWLPFRQLDAQLSALVIAAGLLPLLALLTGVLVPGAPRATLVLLGVLAGSGLALWGIQQLMAPLRMAQAALRLRAVEGRVQPLPTDLRGEMGELLRHLRGALEAEAAQGQTLQALSLDDSLSGLPNRRFAGEYLRLAVHAAERTGARLTVALIDPAHIARRNEEGGMEAGDRAIREVGDFLRQWLKRKSDWVGRWQEDQFIAVMFCEHNHAIEYLENLKREFARRMQNIEGGPLKINVGLAELRKHENLKEFDARLETELRLEKCMEARQPPAEPSAKVYSLSGSATRRDY
- a CDS encoding cupin domain-containing protein, whose translation is MKRLAGLLLAAVACAAVAGPAGVTIVDPASLSWRSEPAAPGAAVAVVSGDPKAAGPYVIRARFTQGARSAPHRHPDTRTITVLQGRYFFATGTRFDEAALRGYGPGTLLRVPGDTPHFSAAPEGEVIVQESGDGPTALERVAP
- the pyk gene encoding pyruvate kinase — encoded protein: MARRTKIVATLGPATDHPGVLKRLLAAGVDVVRLNFSHGKQEDHARRAQAVRETAAELGVDVGVLADLQGPKIRIESFAAGPVELVEGQQFALDTALGSEAGDASVVGCAYADLPRDVAPGDTLLLNDGAISLRVDAVGATRIDSTVLLGGTLSNRKGINKQGGGLSAEALTDKDRSDLRYAVGIGVDFIAVSFPRSAQDMLQARELVKEAGGDCLLVAKIERAEALPELVELVAASDVVMVARGDLGVEIGDAELPGWQKRIIREAREQNRMVITATQMMESMITSPVPTRAEVLDVANAVMDGTDAVMLSAETASGKYPVKVVEAMSRVCIGAEGAMPNRPNRFRRPFDAHFERTDEAIAMATAWTARNMRADAILSLTESGSTALMMSRSELAIPIYALTRHEKTRRRMAMCRGVYPVDFNPTQLDTLAPLKEAIAHMEQRGNVTKGQRVIMTKGDFTGPGGTNAMKIITVGEF